A portion of the Candidatus Eisenbacteria bacterium genome contains these proteins:
- a CDS encoding CBS domain-containing protein, with amino-acid sequence MARVAEILASKGGHVRRTSPETTAYAAIAEMLAQGIGSLLVTEGDAIVGIFTERDYLRRVLLQDLDPRATRVGDVMTSRIVCVEPSRPIADCMAIMTRQRFRHLPVVDDGRLVGVVSIGDVVKHLSAEREVEVRYLTDYISGRL; translated from the coding sequence ATGGCCCGAGTCGCCGAGATTCTCGCCTCGAAGGGCGGCCACGTGCGCCGCACGAGTCCGGAAACCACCGCCTACGCCGCGATCGCCGAGATGCTGGCCCAGGGCATCGGCTCGTTGCTCGTCACCGAGGGCGACGCGATCGTCGGCATCTTCACCGAGCGGGACTACCTCAGGCGCGTCCTGCTGCAGGACCTCGACCCGCGCGCGACGCGCGTCGGCGACGTCATGACGTCGCGCATCGTGTGCGTCGAGCCGTCGCGCCCCATCGCGGACTGCATGGCGATCATGACGCGGCAGCGCTTCCGGCACCTGCCCGTCGTGGACGACGGCCGGCTGGTCGGCGTGGTCTCGATCGGCGACGTGGTCAAGCACCTGTCGGCCGAGCGCGAGGTCGAGGTCCGCTACCTGACGGACTACATCAGCGGCCGGTTGTGA
- a CDS encoding PD40 domain-containing protein, with protein sequence MSKFARSIVRAAGVVMALALVVPAPAVAVERGLWMRYPSISPDGHSIAFSYKGNLWKVAATGGIATALTVGASHNTMPVWSPDGSKIAFASDRDGNFDVFVMPSEGGEATRLTFHSSDETPTSFAPDGRSVLFTASVLDAASNAQFPSPAQPELYRVGLDGGMPVQVLTTPALYAAFDRTGRRLAYSDQRGFEMEWRKHDHSAFARDVWLWDVAANRHTRLTEFGNDNRQPVWGPDGNSLFFLSERSGSFNVWKLDLANPKTPVQVTSHRTHPVRFLSASNGGDLCYAFDGELWVRPAATGEPRKLEVLIAADRRDRETASVDVTAQISEFEVSPDGGEIAFIARGEVFVASTEHGTTRRITNTPEQERSVSFSPDGRSLIYASERGSSWKLYRTDLTDKDEPNFFNATAFKETPVLEAETEAFQPRFSPDGQEVAYLEERTTLKVLNLKTRAIRTILPGDMNYSYIDGDQWFEWSPDGKWFAVNFLSPTRWSSEVGLIPSSGTGKLVNVTHSGYEDEQPRFARKGEVLFWRTDRNGLRSHANQGREMDVYAAFLTTRAWDRFRLDEAAFDQLKAKEKDQDKGKPAVATSAKGKASAEPAGPKAAEPVAIEFGNLDDRIVRLSLNSASLGGAALSPDGEKLYYLARFEKGFDLWRYTPREKEAKLVAKLGADDAAFELDKDGKKAFVLANGRLSTVDLESGKSTPVAASARMDLDASAERAYMFEHVWRQTLKKFHDPAMHGVDWVAMKRTYARFLPAIDNSRDFADLISEMQGELNASHSGGRYRPMRTDGDQTAALGFFPDPKHAGDGVGILEVLEGGPLQQSGSRIAAGVVLEAIDGAPIPAGSNWYRLLNRKADTRVRLALRDPRSGARWDETVTPISWGAQSRLLYLRWLKQRRELVERLSGGRLGYAHIRGMNDGAYREMYEEVFGRSADKEAIVLDTRFNGGGNLVEALTVFLSGKEYARNAPRGRQIGSEPSNRWTKPSIVVMSEGNYSDAHCFPMAYTQLGLGQTVGMPVPGTCTSVWWERLQNRDLVFGIPEVSLIDMAGDVMENKQLEPDYEVEPDPALWAAGRDQQLEKAVEVLLAKLPKK encoded by the coding sequence ATGTCGAAGTTCGCACGAAGCATCGTCCGGGCGGCGGGCGTCGTGATGGCGCTCGCGCTCGTGGTCCCCGCTCCGGCCGTCGCGGTCGAACGCGGTCTGTGGATGCGCTACCCCTCGATCTCGCCGGACGGACACAGCATCGCCTTCAGCTACAAGGGCAACCTGTGGAAGGTCGCCGCCACCGGCGGCATCGCGACGGCGCTCACGGTCGGGGCCTCCCACAACACCATGCCCGTGTGGTCGCCGGACGGCTCGAAGATCGCCTTCGCCTCCGACCGCGACGGCAACTTCGACGTGTTCGTGATGCCGTCCGAAGGCGGGGAAGCCACGCGCCTGACGTTCCACTCCAGCGACGAGACCCCGACCAGCTTCGCCCCGGACGGCCGTTCCGTGCTGTTCACGGCCTCGGTGCTCGACGCCGCCTCCAACGCGCAGTTCCCGAGCCCGGCCCAGCCGGAGCTCTACCGCGTCGGCCTGGACGGCGGCATGCCCGTGCAGGTGCTGACGACGCCCGCTCTCTACGCAGCCTTCGATCGCACCGGCAGGCGGCTCGCCTACTCCGACCAGCGCGGCTTCGAGATGGAATGGCGAAAGCACGACCATTCCGCCTTCGCGCGCGACGTCTGGCTGTGGGACGTGGCGGCCAACCGCCACACGCGCCTGACCGAGTTCGGCAACGACAATCGCCAGCCCGTCTGGGGCCCGGACGGCAACTCGCTGTTCTTCCTTTCCGAGCGCAGCGGCTCCTTCAACGTCTGGAAGCTCGATCTGGCGAACCCGAAGACGCCGGTCCAGGTCACTTCACACCGCACGCATCCCGTGCGCTTCCTGTCGGCGTCGAACGGCGGCGACCTGTGCTACGCGTTCGACGGCGAGTTGTGGGTGCGGCCGGCCGCGACCGGCGAACCGCGCAAGCTCGAGGTGCTGATCGCGGCCGACCGCCGGGATCGCGAAACCGCCTCCGTGGACGTGACGGCGCAGATCAGCGAGTTCGAGGTGTCGCCGGACGGCGGCGAAATCGCGTTCATCGCCCGTGGCGAGGTGTTCGTCGCCTCGACCGAACATGGCACCACGCGCCGGATCACGAACACACCCGAGCAGGAGCGCTCGGTCAGTTTCTCTCCCGACGGCCGCAGCCTGATCTACGCCTCGGAGCGCGGCTCGAGCTGGAAGCTTTACCGCACCGATCTCACCGACAAGGACGAACCCAACTTCTTCAACGCGACCGCCTTCAAGGAGACCCCGGTACTCGAGGCCGAGACCGAGGCGTTCCAGCCGCGCTTCTCCCCGGACGGGCAGGAGGTCGCCTACCTGGAGGAGCGCACGACGCTCAAGGTGCTCAACCTGAAGACGCGCGCCATCCGCACGATCCTCCCGGGCGACATGAACTACTCGTACATCGACGGCGACCAGTGGTTCGAATGGTCGCCCGACGGAAAGTGGTTCGCCGTCAACTTCCTCAGCCCGACGCGCTGGTCGAGTGAGGTGGGACTGATTCCCTCGTCCGGAACGGGCAAGCTCGTGAACGTGACGCACAGCGGCTACGAGGACGAACAACCGCGATTCGCGCGCAAAGGTGAAGTGTTGTTCTGGCGCACCGATCGCAACGGGCTTCGCTCGCACGCCAATCAGGGCCGCGAGATGGACGTGTACGCCGCCTTCCTGACGACCCGGGCCTGGGACCGGTTCCGGCTCGACGAAGCCGCGTTCGATCAGCTCAAGGCGAAGGAGAAGGACCAGGACAAGGGCAAGCCCGCGGTGGCGACGAGCGCAAAGGGAAAGGCGAGCGCCGAACCGGCGGGGCCGAAGGCGGCCGAGCCGGTGGCGATCGAGTTCGGCAACCTCGACGACCGGATCGTGCGGCTGTCGCTCAACTCGGCCAGCCTCGGGGGCGCCGCGCTGTCGCCGGATGGCGAGAAGCTCTACTACCTCGCGCGCTTCGAGAAGGGATTCGACCTGTGGCGGTACACCCCGCGCGAGAAGGAGGCCAAGCTCGTCGCCAAGCTCGGTGCCGACGACGCGGCGTTCGAGCTCGACAAGGACGGCAAGAAGGCCTTCGTGCTCGCGAACGGGCGACTCTCGACGGTGGACCTGGAATCCGGCAAGAGCACGCCGGTCGCCGCCTCGGCGCGCATGGATCTCGACGCCTCGGCCGAACGCGCCTACATGTTCGAGCATGTCTGGCGCCAGACGCTGAAGAAGTTCCACGACCCGGCCATGCACGGGGTGGACTGGGTCGCGATGAAGCGGACCTACGCCCGGTTCCTGCCGGCGATCGACAACAGCCGCGACTTCGCGGACCTGATCTCCGAGATGCAGGGCGAGCTGAACGCCTCGCACAGCGGCGGCCGCTACCGGCCGATGCGCACGGACGGCGACCAGACCGCCGCGCTCGGGTTCTTCCCGGACCCGAAGCACGCCGGGGACGGCGTCGGGATCCTCGAGGTCCTCGAAGGAGGCCCGCTGCAGCAGTCGGGCTCGCGGATCGCCGCCGGCGTCGTCCTCGAGGCGATCGACGGCGCCCCCATTCCCGCGGGCTCGAACTGGTACCGCCTGCTGAATCGCAAGGCCGACACGCGCGTGCGACTGGCGCTGAGGGACCCCCGCAGCGGCGCGCGCTGGGACGAGACCGTGACGCCGATCAGCTGGGGCGCGCAGTCCCGGTTGCTGTACCTGCGCTGGCTCAAGCAGCGCCGGGAACTCGTCGAGCGGTTGTCGGGCGGCCGGCTCGGCTACGCGCACATCCGCGGCATGAACGACGGCGCCTACCGCGAGATGTACGAGGAGGTCTTCGGCAGGTCGGCGGACAAGGAAGCCATCGTGCTCGACACGCGCTTCAATGGCGGCGGCAATCTCGTCGAAGCGCTGACGGTCTTCCTGAGCGGCAAGGAGTACGCGCGCAACGCCCCGCGCGGAAGGCAGATCGGGAGCGAGCCGTCGAACCGCTGGACCAAACCCTCCATCGTGGTGATGAGCGAGGGCAACTACTCCGACGCTCACTGCTTCCCGATGGCCTACACGCAGCTCGGACTCGGCCAGACGGTCGGCATGCCGGTGCCTGGCACGTGCACGTCCGTCTGGTGGGAGCGGCTGCAGAATCGCGACCTGGTCTTCGGCATTCCCGAGGTCTCGCTCATCGACATGGCCGGGGACGTCATGGAGAACAAGCAGCTCGAGCCGGACTACGAGGTCGAGCCGGACCCGGCGCTGTGGGCCGCCGGACGCGACCAGCAGCTCGAGAAGGCCGTCGAGGTGCTGCTCGCGAAACTGCCGAAGAAGTGA
- a CDS encoding zinc metallopeptidase, with translation MRWKGREQSGNVDDRRGARPGGLIVGGGLGTVVLVVAFLLLGGDPRQLLQLAGQSQVTTGAPASPGAPANAPDEGREFVAVVLKDTEDVWGDLFRQAGRTYEPPTLVLFRDQVESGCGVAGSSTGPFYCPADRRVYVDLAFYDELRDRFGAPGDFAQAYVVAHEVGHHVQNLLGISERVAGARGRVSQEEFNRLSVRLELQADFFAGVWAHHAERAKQILEAGDLEEALNAASAIGDDRLQRQATGTVTPDSFTHGTSAQRARWFRKGFETGDLSQGDTFSAATL, from the coding sequence ATGCGCTGGAAGGGACGCGAGCAGAGCGGAAACGTCGACGACCGCCGTGGCGCCCGCCCGGGCGGGCTGATCGTGGGCGGGGGGCTGGGGACGGTCGTGCTGGTCGTGGCGTTCCTGCTGCTCGGCGGGGACCCGAGGCAGCTGCTGCAGCTCGCCGGGCAGTCGCAGGTGACGACCGGCGCGCCCGCGAGCCCGGGAGCGCCGGCGAACGCGCCGGACGAGGGCCGGGAGTTCGTGGCGGTCGTGCTCAAGGACACAGAGGACGTCTGGGGGGACCTGTTCCGGCAGGCCGGAAGGACGTATGAGCCGCCGACGCTCGTCCTGTTCAGGGACCAGGTCGAATCGGGGTGCGGCGTCGCGGGATCCTCGACCGGGCCGTTCTACTGCCCCGCGGACCGGCGCGTCTACGTGGATCTCGCCTTCTACGACGAGCTGCGCGACCGTTTCGGCGCCCCCGGCGATTTCGCGCAGGCCTACGTCGTCGCCCACGAGGTGGGTCACCACGTTCAGAACCTGCTCGGCATCTCGGAACGGGTTGCCGGGGCGCGCGGCCGTGTCTCGCAGGAGGAGTTCAACCGCCTGTCGGTCCGGCTTGAACTGCAGGCGGACTTCTTCGCAGGCGTCTGGGCGCATCACGCCGAGCGGGCGAAGCAGATCCTCGAAGCCGGCGACCTCGAGGAGGCGTTGAACGCGGCCAGCGCGATCGGCGACGACCGGCTGCAGCGTCAGGCGACCGGCACCGTGACCCCCGACTCGTTCACGCACGGCACTTCCGCCCAGCGCGCGCGCTGGTTCCGCAAGGGTTTTGAGACGGGAGATCTGTCGCAGGGCGACACATTCTCCGCCGCAACGCTCTGA
- a CDS encoding 4'-phosphopantetheinyl transferase superfamily protein, whose translation MSTRMLDSPAPAAAACDRVEVWRVALTADGKGGDLTHPFLDAAERAHAKRLRHGAASWAAARAALRAVLGQSLGVEPRALTFGVDAAGRPRLAPGHGLDLRFSLSHTDGVALIALRPGRNVGVDVERVRGDVDEPAVAGLVLGAAVRAQLALLAGARRREAFFRAWVRREALAKACGRGIATAADAGDGASYSVRDLAGIEGCAAAVASEGESWTLARVRARSPLPR comes from the coding sequence ATGAGCACGCGCATGCTCGATTCGCCCGCGCCGGCCGCCGCCGCGTGCGATCGCGTGGAGGTCTGGCGGGTCGCGCTCACGGCGGACGGGAAGGGCGGCGACCTGACGCACCCGTTCCTCGACGCGGCGGAGCGAGCGCACGCGAAGCGCCTGCGCCACGGGGCCGCCTCGTGGGCGGCGGCCCGTGCGGCGCTGCGCGCCGTTCTCGGTCAATCTCTCGGGGTCGAGCCGCGCGCCCTGACGTTCGGTGTGGATGCGGCAGGGCGTCCGCGACTCGCCCCGGGCCACGGTCTGGACCTGCGCTTCAGCCTGTCGCACACCGATGGCGTCGCGCTCATCGCACTCCGGCCGGGGCGAAACGTGGGTGTGGACGTCGAACGGGTGCGGGGCGACGTGGACGAGCCCGCCGTTGCGGGACTCGTGCTCGGAGCGGCGGTGCGCGCGCAACTGGCATTGCTCGCCGGCGCGCGCCGGCGCGAGGCGTTCTTCCGCGCCTGGGTTCGCCGCGAGGCCCTGGCCAAGGCGTGCGGGCGGGGAATCGCGACGGCCGCGGATGCCGGCGACGGCGCGAGCTACTCGGTGCGCGACCTCGCCGGCATCGAAGGCTGCGCGGCCGCGGTGGCGTCGGAGGGCGAATCGTGGACGCTCGCACGCGTGCGCGCGAGGAGCCCGCTCCCCCGCTGA